From Coffea arabica cultivar ET-39 chromosome 10e, Coffea Arabica ET-39 HiFi, whole genome shotgun sequence, one genomic window encodes:
- the LOC140004122 gene encoding UDP-glucosyltransferase 29-like encodes MTKSFEVSSDIVLLKACREIDGKYIDHLSSSRGKKILAVGPLIELKHDVTKMEEETENSSHIIEFLNGREESSVVYVCFGSEYFLSEEEREEMAYGLELSNANFIWVVRFPVGHAIALEEALAEGFLERVKDRGVVVDGWAPQAKILEHPSTGGFVSHCGWSSFMESLYYGVPLLALPMLYDQPFQARHAVEIGVGIEILRDEDGRIKRENAAKVIKEVVVGKKELGVSVKQKAKELSHKLREEGEGQLHEAVEKLKSLCSKNQSQE; translated from the coding sequence ATGACTAAGAGCTTTGAAGTATCTTCTGACATTGTTTTGCTGAAAGCCTGCAGAGAGATTGACGGGAAATATATTGATCACTTATCTTCCTCTCGTGGAAAGAAGATTTTAGCTGTCGGTCCTCTTAttgaactaaaacatgatgttaCCAAGATGGAGGAGGAGACGGAAAACAGTTCCCATATCATTGAATTTCTGAATGGTAGAGAGGAATCATCAGTGGTTTATGTTTGTTTCGGGAGCGAATACTTTTTGTCCGAGGAAGAAAGGGAAGAGATGGCATACGGGCTGGAGCTGAGTAATGCTAACTTCATATGGGTAGTCAGATTCCCCGTGGGACATGCCATTGCCCTTGAAGAAGCTCTAGCAGAAGGGTTTCTCGAGAGGGTGAAAGACAGAGGTGTGGTGGTGGATGGATGGGCACCGCAGGCTAAAATTCTTGAGCATCCAAGCACTGGTGGTTTTGTGAGCCATTGCGGATGGAGTTCTTTTATGGAAAGCTTATATTATGGGGTTCCATTGTTAGCCTTGCCCATGCTTTATGATCAGCCTTTCCAAGCTAGACATGCGGTGGAGATTGGCGTTGGCATTGAGATTTTGAGGGATGAAGATGGGCGGATCAAGAGGGAAAATGCTGCTAAAGTCATAAAAGAGGTGGTCGTGGGGAAGAAAGAGCTGGGAGTATCAGTGAAACAAAAAGCTAAGGAATTGAGTCACAAGTTGAGAGAAGAAGGTGAAGGGCAGTTGCATGAAGCAGTAGAGAAGCTCAAGAGCTTATGCAGCAAGAACCAGTCGCAAGAATAG